The sequence below is a genomic window from Candidatus Krumholzibacteriia bacterium.
GGCGCGTTCGCGGTTCCTGTGGAGTTTCGGGGCCGCGTCCGCACGGTCGGTGTTCGGCGAGCCAGACCCTGTTCCCCCGCGGAACTTCCCCAGCAGGAATTCCGACATCCCGACTTCCCCTGCGGAAGTGGCCGAGCCCTGTATCCTGACGCGGCATCAGCACGGTCGAGCCCACACGCACGCGAGCCCGGACCCCGCCAGAAAGCCCACCCATGACCACACCTCTCCGCTGGGGCATCCTCGGTGCCGGCATCATCGCCAACAAGTTCGCCGACGCGGTGCGGCGCGAGGCCGGCAACGAGCTCGTCGCGGTGGCGTCGAAGACCCCGGACAAGGCCCGCGACTTCGCCGCCCGCCACGGCATCGAAGCCGCGCCCGACTACGACACCATGCTGGCCGACCCGCGCATCGACGTCGTCTACGTGGCCACTACGCACAACTTCCACCACGAGAACGCGCGCCGGGTGCTGGAACACGGCAGGCACTGTCTGGTGGAGAAGCCCTTCACCGTGAACGCCGCGCAGGCCGAGGACCTGGTCGAGCGCGCACAGGAGCGGGGCCTGTTCCTCATGGAGGCCATGTGGTCGCGCTTCCTGCCCACCTGGCAGGCCGTGCGAGCGCGGGTGGCCGACGGCGTGATCGGGGAGGTCCGGCAGATCGACGTCACCTTCGGCGGCATCGTGCCACCGCATTACGAGCGCCGCCTGAAGGAGCCCGAACTCGCCGGC
It includes:
- a CDS encoding Gfo/Idh/MocA family oxidoreductase; amino-acid sequence: MTTPLRWGILGAGIIANKFADAVRREAGNELVAVASKTPDKARDFAARHGIEAAPDYDTMLADPRIDVVYVATTHNFHHENARRVLEHGRHCLVEKPFTVNAAQAEDLVERAQERGLFLMEAMWSRFLPTWQAVRARVADGVIGEVRQIDVTFGGIVPPHYERRLKEPELAGGVTLDMGVYPIALICHVLGERPRHVESMTRMSTTGVDEVACYLFRFPGQCLTTISTSFDLWMPARAAFHGTRGTIEHADFPWSETFRIHHHGGTGQVDEVEEIHTPLEENGFVYQVREVAARIAAGATESGVVPLHETIEIMHLMDGMRERWGLRYPFE